The following coding sequences lie in one Pseudomonas monsensis genomic window:
- a CDS encoding L-cystine transporter, producing MNLPLILNLLVFLALLFGLAQTRHTTWSLAKKVLLALGLGVAFGVALHSVYGAGNPVLKASIGWFDLVGNGYVQLLQMIVIPLVFASILSAVARLHNASSLGKISFLTIGTLLFTTAIAALIGIGLTNLFGLTAEGLVAGTQEMARLQTIQTDYAGKVADLNVPQLLLSFIPQNPFADLARAKPTSIISVVIFAAFLGVAALQLLKDDVEKGQKVINAIDTLQAWVMRLVRLVMKLTPYGVLALMTKVVASSNLQDIIKLGSFVVVSYLGLGLMFVVHGLLVSAAGINPLRFFRKIWPVLTFAFTSRSSAASIPLSIEAQTRRLGIPQSVASFAASFGATIGQNGCAGLYPAMLAVMVAPTVGINPLDPLWIATLVAIVTLSSAGVAGVGGGATFAALIVLPAMGLPVSLVALLISVEPLIDMGRTALNVSGSITAGAITSQVMQQTDKALLDADEHAALAS from the coding sequence ATGAATCTGCCGCTGATCCTCAATCTGCTGGTGTTCCTCGCCCTGCTCTTCGGTCTGGCGCAAACCCGCCACACCACGTGGAGCCTGGCGAAAAAAGTCCTGCTCGCGCTGGGTCTGGGCGTGGCGTTCGGCGTTGCGCTGCACAGCGTTTACGGCGCCGGCAATCCGGTGCTGAAAGCCTCGATCGGCTGGTTCGATCTGGTGGGCAACGGTTACGTGCAGTTGCTGCAAATGATCGTGATCCCGCTGGTATTCGCCTCGATCCTCAGCGCGGTGGCGCGTCTGCACAACGCCTCGTCGCTGGGCAAGATCAGCTTCCTGACCATCGGCACCCTGCTGTTCACCACCGCGATTGCGGCGCTGATCGGTATCGGCCTGACCAACCTGTTCGGCCTCACCGCCGAAGGCCTGGTTGCCGGCACTCAGGAGATGGCCCGCCTGCAAACCATTCAAACCGACTATGCCGGCAAGGTCGCCGACCTGAATGTGCCGCAACTGCTGCTGTCGTTCATTCCGCAGAACCCGTTCGCCGACCTGGCTCGGGCCAAACCGACCTCGATCATCAGCGTGGTGATTTTTGCTGCGTTCCTCGGCGTGGCGGCGCTGCAACTGCTCAAGGATGACGTCGAGAAAGGTCAGAAAGTGATCAACGCCATCGACACCCTGCAAGCCTGGGTGATGCGTCTGGTGCGTCTGGTGATGAAGCTGACCCCGTATGGCGTCCTGGCGCTGATGACCAAAGTGGTCGCCAGTTCCAACCTGCAGGACATCATCAAGCTCGGCAGTTTCGTCGTGGTCTCGTACCTCGGCCTCGGCCTGATGTTCGTGGTCCACGGTTTGCTGGTGTCGGCCGCCGGGATCAACCCGCTACGCTTCTTCCGCAAGATCTGGCCGGTGCTGACCTTCGCATTCACCAGCCGCTCCAGCGCGGCGAGCATTCCGCTGAGCATCGAAGCGCAGACCCGTCGTCTGGGTATTCCGCAGTCGGTGGCCAGTTTCGCCGCCTCGTTCGGCGCAACCATCGGCCAGAACGGTTGCGCCGGTCTGTACCCGGCGATGTTGGCGGTGATGGTTGCGCCAACCGTGGGCATCAATCCGCTGGATCCGCTGTGGATCGCGACGCTGGTGGCGATTGTGACCCTGAGCTCGGCCGGTGTGGCCGGTGTGGGCGGCGGCGCGACGTTTGCCGCGCTGATCGTGCTGCCGGCGATGGGCTTGCCGGTGTCTCTGGTAGCGTTGCTGATTTCGGTTGAGCCGCTGATCGACATGGGTCGTACGGCGTTGAACGTGAGTGGCTCGATCACCGCAGGCGCGATTACCAGTCAGGTGATGCAGCAGACAGATAAAGCGCTGCTGGATGCGGATGAGCATGCGGCGCTAGCGAGCTAG
- a CDS encoding dihydrofolate reductase, which translates to MTKSLPLSLIAALGENRVIGVDNSMPWHLPGDFKYFKATTLGKPIIMGRKTWDSLGRPLPGRLNIVVSRQADLVLEGAEVYPSLEAAVVRAEEWAKAQGVDELMLIGGAQLYAQGLAQADRLYLTRVALSPEGDAWFPEFDLNQWTLVSNVPNPAEGDKPAYNFEVWEKR; encoded by the coding sequence ATGACTAAATCACTCCCCCTCAGCCTGATCGCAGCCCTCGGTGAAAACCGCGTGATCGGCGTCGACAACAGCATGCCCTGGCACCTGCCGGGGGACTTCAAATACTTCAAGGCCACGACCCTCGGCAAGCCGATCATCATGGGCCGCAAGACCTGGGATTCGCTCGGTCGTCCGCTGCCGGGCCGCTTGAACATCGTGGTCAGCCGTCAGGCCGACCTGGTGCTGGAGGGGGCAGAGGTCTATCCGTCGCTGGAAGCTGCGGTGGTTCGCGCCGAGGAATGGGCGAAAGCGCAGGGCGTCGATGAGCTGATGCTGATTGGCGGTGCGCAGTTGTATGCGCAAGGGCTGGCGCAGGCCGATCGTCTGTACCTGACCCGTGTGGCGCTGAGCCCGGAAGGCGACGCGTGGTTTCCGGAGTTCGATCTGAACCAGTGGACGCTGGTGTCGAATGTGCCGAATCCGGCGGAGGGTGACAAGCCCGCGTACAACTTCGAAGTCTGGGAGAAAAGATAG
- a CDS encoding DUF2868 domain-containing protein yields the protein MTELTPLQNLWLSETIRLREEHAGPLEDLEANRLARAAGGDLPSRIQRRALWLAERDGLSAALTHWLQGARLALVLLLIFAVLSGAGLAFAALSQTPVNVFWALGSLLGLNVILLLSWALGLIFAGEHGATLGRLWLWLSEKFARDAKAAQLAPALLLMLQRKKLNRWALGTLVNGLWLLAMLSALVLLLTLMATRRYGFVWETTILSADTFINMTQALGALPALLGFNVPSVEMIRASGDAALDIESARQAWATWLVGVLVVYGVLPRLLLAVFCFWRWSRGKAALSLDLKLPGYAQLRERLMPTSERLGINDAAPEQLHRVESHVSEHASDGALLVAIELDDQRPWPPALPKTVSNAGILDSRESRNKLLEQLSRFPPARLLIACDPRRSPDRGSLALIAELARNASATRVWLLQAPPGEALDSARLGDWHVALQQLELPFADCAPLNWLENGHD from the coding sequence GTGACTGAACTGACTCCCCTGCAAAACCTCTGGCTGAGCGAAACCATCCGCCTGCGCGAAGAACACGCCGGGCCGCTGGAGGATCTGGAAGCCAATCGTCTGGCCCGCGCGGCCGGCGGCGATCTGCCGAGCCGCATTCAACGCCGGGCGTTGTGGCTGGCCGAGCGTGACGGGCTGAGCGCTGCGCTCACTCACTGGCTGCAAGGCGCACGCCTGGCGCTGGTACTGCTGCTGATCTTCGCAGTGCTCAGCGGTGCCGGTCTGGCCTTCGCCGCGTTGAGCCAGACACCGGTCAATGTGTTCTGGGCCTTGGGCAGTCTGCTCGGGTTGAACGTGATTCTGCTGCTGAGCTGGGCGTTGGGGTTGATCTTTGCCGGCGAACACGGCGCCACCCTTGGCCGCTTGTGGTTGTGGCTCAGCGAAAAATTCGCCCGGGATGCCAAAGCCGCGCAACTGGCGCCGGCTCTGCTGTTGATGCTGCAACGCAAAAAACTCAACCGCTGGGCCCTCGGCACCTTGGTCAACGGTTTGTGGCTGCTGGCGATGCTCAGCGCGCTGGTGCTGCTGCTGACGCTGATGGCCACCCGGCGCTACGGCTTCGTCTGGGAAACCACCATTCTCAGCGCTGACACTTTCATCAACATGACCCAGGCCCTCGGCGCGCTGCCGGCGCTGCTCGGTTTCAACGTGCCGAGCGTGGAGATGATCCGCGCCAGCGGCGACGCCGCGCTGGACATCGAAAGTGCGCGACAGGCCTGGGCGACCTGGCTGGTGGGCGTGCTGGTGGTCTACGGTGTGCTGCCGCGCCTGCTGCTGGCCGTGTTCTGTTTCTGGCGCTGGAGCCGTGGCAAAGCCGCGCTGAGCCTGGACCTGAAGCTGCCCGGCTACGCCCAGTTGCGCGAACGCCTGATGCCGACCAGCGAACGCCTTGGCATCAACGACGCGGCGCCGGAACAATTGCATCGGGTCGAAAGCCACGTCAGCGAACACGCCAGCGACGGCGCCCTGCTGGTGGCCATCGAACTCGACGACCAGCGCCCGTGGCCACCGGCCCTGCCAAAAACCGTAAGCAACGCCGGCATCCTCGACAGCCGTGAATCGCGCAACAAACTCCTCGAGCAACTCAGCCGCTTCCCCCCGGCACGCCTGCTGATCGCCTGCGATCCACGGCGCTCGCCGGATCGCGGCAGCCTCGCGTTGATTGCCGAACTGGCACGCAACGCCAGCGCCACCCGCGTCTGGTTGCTGCAAGCGCCGCCCGGTGAAGCGCTGGACAGCGCCCGCCTCGGCGACTGGCACGTGGCGCTGCAACAGCTTGAGCTGCCGTTCGCCGATTGCGCACCGTTGAACTGGCTGGAGAACGGTCATGACTGA
- a CDS encoding GTPase/DUF3482 domain-containing protein: protein MTDARKAPLKLAVVGHTNVGKTSLLRTLTRDVGFGEVSHRPSTTRHVEGARLSVDGEPLLDLYDTPGLEDAIALLDFLERLERPGERLDGPARLTRFLDGSEARQRFEQEAKVLRQLLASDAGLYVIDAREPVLAKYRDELEVLASCGKPLLPVLNFVSSANHREPDWREALARLGLHALVRFDSVAPPEDGERRLYESLALLLENARPQLERLIADQQAQRLARQQSAARLIAELLIDCAACRRSVVSAAEQEQQAISELRKAVRQREQKCVEALLRLYAFRPQDAAASDLPLLDGRWGDDLFNPETLKQLGVRVGGGIAAGAAAGAGVDLLVGGITLGAAALAGAIAGGALQTARSYGSRLLGKIKGQRELTVDDGVLRLLALRQRQLLLALDQRGHAAMEAVQVATPQDKTWREGKLPEALSKARAHPQWSSLNPHAKLNQAERQEQIEALVGKVLEL, encoded by the coding sequence ATGACTGATGCTCGCAAAGCGCCGCTGAAACTCGCGGTGGTCGGCCACACCAACGTCGGCAAGACCTCGCTGTTGCGCACCCTGACCCGCGACGTCGGTTTCGGCGAAGTCTCGCATCGGCCGAGCACCACTCGGCATGTCGAGGGTGCGCGGTTGTCGGTGGACGGCGAGCCGTTGCTCGATCTCTACGACACACCGGGACTGGAAGACGCCATCGCCCTGCTGGATTTCCTCGAACGCCTGGAACGCCCCGGCGAACGCCTCGACGGGCCGGCGCGCCTGACACGGTTTCTCGACGGCAGCGAGGCACGCCAGCGTTTCGAACAGGAAGCGAAAGTGCTGCGGCAATTGCTCGCCTCCGACGCCGGACTCTATGTGATCGACGCCCGCGAACCGGTTTTGGCCAAATACCGCGACGAACTGGAAGTGCTCGCCAGTTGTGGCAAGCCGCTGCTGCCGGTGCTGAATTTCGTCAGCAGCGCCAACCATCGCGAGCCGGACTGGCGCGAAGCGTTGGCGCGGCTCGGCCTGCATGCGCTGGTGCGCTTCGACAGCGTTGCACCGCCGGAGGACGGCGAGCGGCGGCTGTATGAAAGCCTCGCATTGCTACTGGAAAATGCTCGTCCGCAACTGGAACGACTGATCGCCGATCAACAGGCCCAGCGCCTCGCCCGCCAGCAAAGTGCGGCGCGTTTGATTGCCGAGTTGCTGATCGACTGCGCGGCGTGCCGGCGCAGTGTGGTCAGCGCCGCCGAACAGGAACAGCAAGCGATCAGCGAACTGCGCAAAGCCGTGCGTCAGCGTGAACAGAAGTGCGTCGAAGCGTTGCTCAGGCTCTACGCGTTTCGCCCGCAAGACGCAGCGGCCAGTGATCTGCCGTTGCTGGATGGGCGTTGGGGCGATGATTTGTTCAACCCGGAAACCTTGAAGCAACTGGGGGTTCGCGTCGGCGGCGGGATTGCGGCAGGCGCCGCGGCCGGGGCTGGTGTGGATTTGCTGGTGGGCGGGATTACGCTCGGTGCAGCCGCTTTGGCCGGCGCGATCGCTGGCGGCGCGCTGCAAACGGCGCGCAGTTATGGCAGTCGCTTGCTCGGCAAGATCAAGGGCCAGCGGGAATTGACCGTGGATGACGGCGTGTTGCGGCTGTTGGCGCTGCGTCAGCGGCAGCTGTTGCTGGCGCTCGATCAACGCGGACACGCGGCGATGGAGGCGGTTCAGGTCGCCACCCCGCAGGACAAGACTTGGCGCGAGGGCAAGCTGCCCGAGGCACTGAGCAAGGCACGGGCGCATCCGCAGTGGTCGTCGTTGAATCCGCATGCAAAGTTGAATCAGGCGGAAAGGCAGGAGCAGATTGAGGCGTTGGTGGGAAAGGTACTTGAGCTTTAG
- a CDS encoding phosphonate degradation HD-domain oxygenase: protein MTEQQQVVARVFGLYERFGTRDYIGEPVSQIEHMSQAAELAIAEGFDDEVVLAAFFHDIGHLCAEGAENMGGYGVVSHERLGADYLREAGFSERLARLVEYHVQAKRYLTLREPGYFERLSEASRKTLAYQGGVMTEAEADMFERDPLCAVSLRMRQWDELAKEIAVPVMDLSVLKRKAEVLLSAE, encoded by the coding sequence ATGACGGAGCAGCAGCAAGTCGTCGCCCGGGTGTTCGGGTTGTATGAGCGTTTCGGCACTCGCGATTACATCGGCGAACCGGTGTCGCAGATCGAGCACATGTCCCAGGCCGCCGAACTGGCAATCGCCGAAGGCTTCGATGACGAGGTGGTGCTGGCGGCGTTCTTCCACGACATCGGTCATCTGTGTGCCGAGGGCGCCGAGAACATGGGCGGGTATGGCGTGGTCAGCCATGAGCGGCTGGGGGCGGATTATTTGCGTGAGGCGGGTTTCAGCGAGCGCCTGGCGCGGTTGGTGGAGTATCACGTGCAGGCCAAGCGGTATCTGACGTTGCGTGAGCCGGGGTATTTCGAGCGCTTGAGTGAAGCCAGTCGCAAGACACTGGCGTATCAGGGCGGGGTGATGACGGAGGCAGAGGCGGACATGTTTGAGCGCGATCCGTTGTGTGCTGTCAGCCTGCGGATGCGGCAGTGGGATGAGTTGGCCAAGGAGATAGCGGTGCCGGTAATGGATTTGAGTGTGCTAAAGCGCAAGGCTGAGGTTTTGTTGTCGGCTGAGTGA